In Blastopirellula sp. J2-11, a single genomic region encodes these proteins:
- a CDS encoding DUF1559 domain-containing protein, which translates to MQRSRRTRGFTLVELLVVIAIIGVLIALLLPAVQQAREAARRMSCQNNLKQIGLGLHNYHDTYLKFPAGRYEDSNVKTQLGWGAMILPFLEQTALFDSIQANGGMTVDDTWDTLPAVQADARNVLEMFICPSDIGGGLNEHPYMLGVADDPSSAYGKSNYVGIAGASNFDDTEDLDGVFQHSFSPVQHARFADITDGTSHTMIVGERCSLPGVGIPANQGKAYRASIWIGDRNVGPGGSSSMDVLTRMDRAADNVQYTIFGVNNLCLTSVHPGGLQMLSGDGHVSFVSENIDLRVYAGLGTMAGAEVSQPY; encoded by the coding sequence ATGCAACGCTCTCGAAGAACACGTGGTTTTACCTTAGTCGAATTATTGGTCGTCATTGCGATCATCGGAGTATTGATCGCGCTGCTTTTGCCCGCGGTGCAACAGGCTCGTGAAGCCGCACGCCGCATGTCCTGTCAGAACAATCTCAAGCAAATTGGACTGGGACTTCACAACTACCATGACACGTACCTGAAGTTTCCGGCCGGACGCTATGAAGACAGCAATGTCAAAACCCAATTGGGTTGGGGGGCGATGATCCTGCCGTTTCTAGAGCAAACGGCGCTGTTCGATTCAATCCAGGCGAACGGCGGAATGACGGTTGACGACACCTGGGATACGCTTCCCGCTGTTCAAGCTGACGCGCGGAACGTGTTGGAGATGTTTATTTGTCCGTCCGACATCGGCGGCGGACTCAACGAACATCCCTATATGCTTGGCGTAGCGGATGATCCTTCCTCTGCATATGGAAAATCGAACTACGTAGGGATCGCAGGCGCGTCCAATTTCGATGACACCGAAGATCTCGACGGAGTCTTTCAGCACAGTTTTAGTCCGGTACAGCATGCACGGTTCGCTGATATCACCGATGGAACAAGCCACACCATGATCGTTGGAGAGCGATGCTCGCTGCCAGGAGTCGGAATCCCCGCTAATCAAGGGAAAGCTTACCGCGCCTCTATTTGGATCGGCGATCGAAATGTGGGACCTGGAGGATCGAGCTCAATGGATGTTTTGACGCGCATGGATCGAGCGGCTGACAACGTGCAGTATACGATCTTCGGCGTAAATAACTTGTGTCTAACCAGCGTGCATCCAGGCGGCCTGCAAATGTTGTCGGGAGATGGTCACGTCAGTTTCGTGAGTGAGAACATTGACCTGCGTGTCTATGCCGGACTCGGGACAATGGCGGGGGCGGAAGTTTCCCAGCCCTATTAA